One genomic window of Psychrobacillus sp. INOP01 includes the following:
- the hslU gene encoding ATP-dependent protease ATPase subunit HslU — translation MKETNLTPKQITEHLNKYIVGQEAAKKAVAVALRNRYRRQLLDEEMKNEVIPKNILMIGPTGVGKTEIARRIAKLTKAPFVKVEATKFTEVGYVGRDVESMVRDLVEAAIRIVREEKMEEVKDQAIRLANDAIVKLLVPSLKKKNANSNPFEALFGGKEEDTADVEDTDVRIKRSQIAEDLRDGKLEEELITVEVVEQTPSLFDALQPGGMESMGMNMQDALSNLMPKKKKKRKMKVKDARKVLMQEEANKLIDKDELSQIAIEKTEQTGIIFIDEMDKIASKNGAGSSADVSREGVQRDILPIVEGSTVTTKYGAVKTDYILFIAAGAFHMAKPSDLIPELQGRFPIRVELEKLTKEDFVRILKEPRQSLIKQYEALLETEGVTITFSEESIERIGEIAYEVNQETDNIGARRLHTILEKILEELSFEASEISPAHIQITPAYIDQKLDNIVKNRDLSQFIL, via the coding sequence ATGAAGGAAACTAACTTAACCCCAAAACAAATTACTGAGCATTTAAATAAATACATCGTTGGTCAAGAAGCTGCTAAAAAAGCAGTGGCTGTTGCACTTCGAAATAGGTATCGTCGACAATTATTGGATGAAGAGATGAAAAACGAGGTAATTCCGAAGAATATTCTAATGATTGGACCTACGGGAGTTGGAAAAACAGAAATTGCTAGAAGGATTGCTAAACTAACGAAGGCTCCATTTGTAAAAGTAGAAGCAACAAAATTCACTGAAGTAGGTTACGTCGGTAGAGATGTTGAATCGATGGTAAGAGATTTAGTAGAAGCAGCTATCCGAATTGTTCGCGAGGAAAAGATGGAAGAAGTAAAAGACCAAGCAATTCGTTTGGCAAACGATGCAATCGTTAAACTGCTTGTTCCTTCCTTGAAGAAAAAGAACGCTAATTCCAATCCATTCGAAGCATTATTTGGAGGGAAAGAAGAAGATACTGCTGATGTTGAAGATACAGATGTACGTATAAAACGCTCTCAAATTGCCGAAGATTTAAGAGATGGAAAATTGGAAGAGGAGCTTATAACTGTGGAGGTTGTTGAACAAACTCCATCACTATTTGACGCATTACAGCCAGGTGGCATGGAAAGCATGGGGATGAATATGCAGGACGCCCTATCTAATCTTATGCCAAAGAAAAAGAAAAAACGTAAGATGAAAGTAAAAGATGCACGCAAAGTATTAATGCAAGAAGAAGCGAACAAGTTGATAGACAAAGATGAACTTTCTCAAATAGCCATTGAAAAGACAGAGCAAACTGGTATCATATTTATTGATGAAATGGACAAAATAGCAAGTAAAAACGGTGCTGGATCTTCTGCAGATGTATCGCGAGAAGGTGTTCAACGAGATATTCTACCAATTGTAGAAGGATCTACAGTTACTACAAAGTACGGTGCAGTAAAAACGGACTATATTTTGTTTATAGCAGCAGGAGCTTTCCATATGGCAAAGCCGTCAGATTTAATACCCGAATTACAAGGTCGTTTCCCAATTCGTGTAGAATTAGAAAAATTAACAAAAGAAGATTTTGTTCGTATTTTAAAAGAGCCGCGCCAATCACTGATTAAACAATATGAGGCTCTATTAGAAACTGAAGGAGTCACAATCACGTTTTCGGAAGAATCTATTGAAAGAATTGGTGAAATCGCTTATGAAGTCAACCAAGAGACCGATAATATTGGAGCTAGACGTTTACACACAATTTTAGAGAAGATTTTAGAGGAGCTTTCATTTGAAGCATCTGAAATTTCGCCGGCTCATATTCAGATTACCCCAGCTTATATAGATCAAAAACTTGACAATATTGTGAAAAACAGAGATTTATCTCAATTTATTTTGTAA
- the sucC gene encoding ADP-forming succinate--CoA ligase subunit beta, translating to MNIHEYQGKQLLRQYGVAVSNGIVAFSPEEAVKAAKELGSSVIVVKAQIHAGGRGKAGGVKIAKNLDEVREYAKELLGKVLVTHQTGPEGKEIKRLLIEEGSDIKKEYYVGLVLDRSTSRVTLMGSEEGGMDIEEVAENSPEKLFYEEIDPVVGLTGFQARRMAFNMNIPAKLVNKAAKFMLGLYQVYKEKDASIVEINPLVVTADDNVLALDAKFNFDGNALYRHKDILEMRDYDEEDPKEIEASKYDLSYISLDGNIGCMVNGAGLAMATMDTISYYGGSPANFLDVGGGATAEKVTEAFKIILSDKNVKGIFVNIFGGIMKCDIIAEGVIIAAKELGLEVPLVVRLEGTNVELGKKLLNESGLNIVAADSMADGAQKIVNLVG from the coding sequence ATGAATATCCATGAATATCAAGGTAAACAACTCCTTAGACAATATGGCGTAGCAGTTTCTAACGGAATTGTAGCTTTCTCACCTGAAGAGGCAGTGAAGGCGGCAAAGGAATTAGGATCAAGCGTTATTGTTGTTAAAGCTCAAATTCACGCAGGTGGACGAGGTAAAGCTGGTGGAGTAAAAATCGCAAAAAATCTAGATGAGGTACGTGAATACGCGAAGGAACTATTAGGTAAGGTACTTGTTACTCACCAAACTGGTCCTGAAGGTAAAGAGATTAAACGCTTACTTATCGAAGAAGGAAGCGACATCAAGAAGGAATATTATGTAGGTCTAGTTTTAGACCGTTCAACTTCACGTGTAACATTAATGGGCTCTGAAGAGGGCGGTATGGACATTGAAGAAGTAGCTGAAAATAGTCCTGAAAAACTTTTCTATGAAGAAATCGATCCAGTTGTAGGCTTAACGGGCTTCCAAGCACGTCGTATGGCGTTTAATATGAATATCCCAGCTAAACTTGTGAACAAAGCAGCTAAATTTATGCTTGGTTTATATCAAGTTTATAAAGAAAAAGATGCTTCAATCGTTGAGATTAACCCATTGGTAGTAACTGCTGATGACAATGTTTTAGCACTTGATGCAAAATTCAACTTCGATGGTAACGCATTATATCGTCATAAAGACATTTTAGAAATGCGTGATTATGATGAAGAGGATCCAAAAGAGATTGAAGCTTCAAAATATGACCTAAGCTATATTTCTTTAGACGGAAATATCGGTTGTATGGTTAATGGAGCAGGACTTGCTATGGCAACAATGGATACGATTAGCTATTACGGCGGATCACCCGCAAACTTCCTTGACGTTGGGGGCGGCGCGACAGCTGAAAAAGTTACAGAAGCATTCAAAATCATTCTTTCTGATAAAAATGTAAAAGGTATTTTTGTTAATATCTTCGGTGGAATTATGAAGTGTGATATTATCGCTGAGGGTGTTATTATTGCAGCCAAAGAATTAGGTTTAGAAGTACCACTTGTAGTTCGTTTAGAAGGTACTAACGTAGAACTAGGTAAAAAATTATTAAATGAATCCGGCTTAAATATCGTTGCAGCAGATTCAATGGCTGACGGTGCTCAAAAAATCGTTAATCTTGTAGGATAA
- the sucD gene encoding succinate--CoA ligase subunit alpha: protein MSVYINKDTKVIVQGITGSTALFHTKQMLEYGTKIVAGVTPGKGGTEVEGVPVFNTVEDAVKATGANVSVIYVPAPFAADAILEAVDAELDMTICITEHIPVLDMVNVKRYMEGKKTRLVGPNCPGVITADECKIGIMPGYINTKGHVGVVSRSGTLTYEAVLQLTDAGIGQSTSVGIGGDPVNGTNFIDVLKEFNDDPETYAAVMIGEIGGTAEEEAAEWIKANMTKPVIGFIGGQTAPPGKRMGHAGAIISGGQGTAEGKIKAMEAAGMKVAATPSVIGETLIEAIKEAGIYDSCKTH, encoded by the coding sequence GTGAGCGTATACATTAATAAAGATACTAAAGTAATTGTACAAGGAATTACGGGCTCAACTGCTCTTTTCCATACAAAACAAATGTTAGAATATGGAACTAAAATCGTTGCTGGGGTAACACCTGGTAAAGGTGGAACAGAAGTAGAAGGAGTTCCAGTTTTCAATACAGTTGAAGATGCTGTTAAAGCTACTGGCGCTAACGTTTCAGTAATTTATGTTCCAGCACCATTTGCTGCAGATGCGATTTTAGAAGCTGTTGACGCGGAATTAGATATGACTATTTGTATTACTGAACATATCCCAGTACTTGACATGGTTAACGTTAAACGTTACATGGAAGGTAAGAAAACACGCCTAGTTGGACCGAACTGTCCGGGTGTTATTACTGCAGATGAATGTAAAATTGGTATTATGCCAGGTTACATCAACACTAAAGGTCATGTAGGAGTAGTTTCTCGTTCAGGAACTCTAACTTATGAGGCTGTACTTCAATTAACTGATGCAGGTATCGGTCAATCTACTTCTGTGGGTATTGGTGGAGATCCAGTTAACGGAACTAACTTCATCGATGTTCTAAAAGAATTTAATGATGACCCTGAAACATATGCAGCAGTTATGATTGGGGAAATTGGTGGAACTGCAGAAGAGGAAGCAGCTGAATGGATCAAAGCAAATATGACTAAGCCTGTCATTGGATTCATCGGTGGTCAAACTGCACCTCCTGGTAAACGTATGGGTCATGCTGGAGCTATTATTTCCGGTGGACAAGGTACTGCAGAAGGAAAAATCAAAGCAATGGAAGCAGCTGGCATGAAAGTAGCGGCAACTCCATCTGTTATTGGTGAAACTTTAATCGAAGCGATTAAAGAAGCAGGTATTTACGATTCTTGTAAAACACATTAA
- the dprA gene encoding DNA-processing protein DprA — protein MSKSQFTNRFLALHYVYPVPLNKLQTLLEYDPNLAQFEKISPHLLSKLCKISLERANKLQKMFQEFVEIPMLQMYEKHSIIPILFSDPNYPKSLLNLYDPPAVIYVKGKIELLATPKKLAIIGSREATDYSAESIKTILPPLINEEYVIISGLAKGADTLAHEITMSLGGKTIAVLGTGLFHVYPKQNLKLANEMERNQLLLTEYPPYITPQKWNFPMRNRIISGLSRGIVITEAIKKSGTVSTMEHALENGKEIFAIPGSIHSPLSIGPHLLILEGAKPVWNGHQILEELNK, from the coding sequence ATGAGTAAAAGTCAATTTACTAACCGCTTTTTAGCTTTACATTATGTTTATCCTGTACCATTAAATAAGCTACAAACTTTACTTGAATATGATCCGAATTTAGCTCAATTTGAAAAAATATCCCCGCATTTATTGTCGAAGTTATGTAAAATCTCCCTCGAACGCGCTAATAAACTCCAAAAAATGTTTCAAGAATTTGTCGAAATTCCGATGCTTCAAATGTATGAAAAGCACTCGATTATCCCCATTCTTTTTTCCGATCCCAATTATCCTAAAAGTCTATTAAATTTATATGATCCTCCCGCTGTAATATACGTAAAAGGTAAGATAGAATTACTTGCCACCCCTAAGAAACTAGCAATTATTGGTTCAAGAGAGGCAACGGATTATTCCGCCGAAAGTATTAAAACAATACTGCCTCCCTTAATAAACGAAGAGTATGTAATTATTAGCGGTCTTGCTAAGGGAGCAGATACATTAGCGCATGAAATAACAATGAGCTTAGGCGGAAAAACGATTGCAGTGCTGGGAACAGGATTATTTCATGTATATCCTAAACAAAATCTTAAATTAGCTAACGAAATGGAGAGAAATCAGTTATTATTAACTGAGTACCCCCCATATATAACACCACAAAAGTGGAATTTTCCTATGAGAAATCGAATTATTAGCGGGCTTTCCAGAGGTATAGTTATTACAGAAGCGATAAAAAAGAGTGGTACTGTTTCCACTATGGAGCATGCGTTAGAAAATGGTAAGGAGATTTTTGCGATCCCGGGATCTATACACTCTCCGCTTTCTATTGGTCCGCATTTGCTTATATTAGAAGGTGCAAAACCAGTCTGGAACGGGCATCAAATACTTGAAGAGTTAAATAAATAA
- the hslV gene encoding ATP-dependent protease subunit HslV produces the protein MGNIHATTIFAVSHNGSQAMAGDGQVTLGNQVVMKHTAKKVRRLFNGQVVAGFAGSVADAFTLFEMFEGKLLEYNGNLQRAAVELAKQWRGDKMLRQLEAMLLVMDKNSLLLVSGTGEVIEPDDGILAIGSGGNYALAAGRALKQYAGENMTAQEIAKAALTTAADICVFTNHQIIVEVLGE, from the coding sequence TTGGGTAATATTCATGCAACCACGATATTTGCAGTTAGTCACAATGGTAGTCAGGCAATGGCAGGAGATGGTCAAGTGACTTTAGGCAACCAAGTAGTGATGAAACATACTGCTAAAAAAGTAAGAAGGCTTTTTAACGGTCAAGTTGTAGCAGGTTTTGCAGGCTCTGTAGCAGATGCTTTTACGTTATTTGAAATGTTTGAAGGAAAGCTTTTAGAATATAACGGAAATTTACAAAGAGCAGCAGTTGAGCTTGCTAAACAATGGCGAGGGGACAAAATGCTACGTCAATTAGAGGCAATGCTTCTAGTGATGGATAAAAATAGTCTATTACTTGTTTCTGGCACGGGAGAAGTGATTGAGCCAGATGATGGTATACTAGCTATTGGTTCTGGTGGGAACTATGCATTAGCTGCCGGGAGAGCTTTAAAGCAATATGCAGGAGAGAATATGACGGCACAAGAAATTGCTAAAGCGGCGCTTACTACAGCTGCAGATATATGTGTATTTACAAACCATCAAATTATTGTGGAGGTATTAGGTGAATGA
- a CDS encoding EscU/YscU/HrcU family type III secretion system export apparatus switch protein, producing the protein MKEERYARKEAVAITYNPGFNDAPKIVAKGKGKIAENILAKAEEFNVPVQEDASLVELLGQLDINQSIPEELYQAVAEVFAYIYKIDKEKGTKVKTFDR; encoded by the coding sequence ATGAAAGAGGAAAGATATGCTCGAAAAGAAGCAGTAGCCATAACGTATAACCCGGGGTTTAACGATGCACCAAAGATAGTTGCTAAAGGAAAAGGTAAAATAGCAGAAAATATTTTAGCAAAAGCAGAAGAATTTAATGTTCCTGTCCAGGAGGATGCCAGTTTAGTAGAACTTCTTGGACAATTAGATATTAATCAATCGATTCCAGAGGAGCTGTATCAAGCGGTAGCGGAGGTTTTTGCTTATATTTATAAAATAGATAAAGAAAAAGGAACTAAAGTTAAAACGTTCGACAGATAA
- the codY gene encoding GTP-sensing pleiotropic transcriptional regulator CodY produces the protein MNLLTKTRKINSMLQASAGKPVNFKEMAATLSEVIESNAFIVSRKGKLLGFEVHQQIENERMINMMEERQFPEQYTKNLFHVDETSSNLDVYSEHSVFPEENRELFKDGLTTIVPIIGGGERLGTLILGRLKQEFEDDDLILGEYGATVVGMEILREKSEEIEEEARSKAVVQMAINSLSYSELEAIEHIFEELDGSEGLLVASKIADRVGITRSVIVNALRKLESAGVIESRSLGMKGTYIKVLNDKFLAELAQLKMK, from the coding sequence ATGAATTTATTAACTAAAACAAGAAAGATTAACTCGATGTTACAAGCATCTGCTGGTAAGCCAGTGAACTTTAAGGAAATGGCAGCTACTTTAAGTGAAGTAATAGAAAGTAATGCTTTCATCGTATCTAGAAAAGGGAAATTATTAGGATTTGAAGTTCATCAGCAAATTGAAAATGAACGTATGATTAACATGATGGAAGAACGCCAATTCCCTGAACAATATACGAAAAATCTTTTCCACGTGGATGAAACATCTTCAAATTTAGATGTATATAGTGAGCACTCTGTATTCCCTGAAGAAAACCGTGAGTTATTTAAAGATGGTTTAACAACTATAGTTCCAATCATTGGTGGCGGTGAACGTTTAGGTACATTAATCCTAGGGCGTCTTAAACAAGAGTTTGAAGACGATGATTTGATACTTGGTGAGTATGGTGCGACAGTTGTAGGTATGGAAATCTTACGTGAAAAATCAGAAGAAATTGAGGAAGAAGCTCGTAGCAAAGCCGTAGTTCAAATGGCTATCAATTCATTGTCTTACAGTGAATTAGAAGCAATCGAACACATCTTTGAAGAATTAGATGGCAGTGAAGGTCTTTTAGTAGCATCTAAAATAGCTGATCGCGTAGGAATTACAAGATCTGTAATAGTAAACGCACTACGCAAACTAGAAAGTGCTGGTGTAATTGAATCTAGATCTCTTGGGATGAAAGGAACATATATCAAAGTATTAAATGATAAGTTTCTTGCAGAGTTAGCTCAACTTAAAATGAAATAA
- the trmFO gene encoding FADH(2)-oxidizing methylenetetrahydrofolate--tRNA-(uracil(54)-C(5))-methyltransferase TrmFO — protein sequence MTEIVNVIGAGLAGSEAAWQIAKRGIKVRLYEMRPVKQTPAHHTDKFAELVCSNSLRANNLTNAVGVIKEEMRMLDSIIIQSADNSSVPAGGALAVDRHDFSGRVTDAIRNHPLIEIVNEEVTEIPEGITVIATGPLTSPALAEKVKEMTGQDYLYFYDAAAPIVEKDSIDMDKVYLKSRYDKGEAAYLNCPMTEDEFNRFYDALIAAEVVPLKEFEKEIYFEGCMPVEVMAERGRKTLLFGPMKPVGLEDPKTGKRPYAVVQLRQDDGAGTLYNIVGFQTHLKWGPQKEVLKLIPGLENVEIVRYGVMHRNTFINSPYVLEPTYQLKANKQIFFAGQMTGVEGYVESAGSGLLAGINAAKLAKGEELVVLPAETALGSMARYITEANPKNFQPMNINFGLFPELQPKVRDKKVKIEQLANRALTTIQNFMKSTAL from the coding sequence ATGACTGAAATAGTAAACGTTATTGGTGCAGGACTAGCAGGAAGTGAGGCTGCATGGCAAATAGCTAAAAGAGGTATAAAAGTACGTCTTTATGAAATGCGCCCCGTTAAACAAACTCCAGCGCATCATACTGACAAGTTTGCTGAATTGGTTTGCTCCAATTCACTAAGAGCTAATAACTTAACTAATGCTGTAGGCGTTATTAAAGAAGAAATGCGTATGTTGGACTCAATTATTATACAATCAGCAGATAACAGCAGTGTACCTGCTGGAGGCGCACTTGCTGTTGACAGACATGATTTCTCTGGAAGAGTTACAGATGCTATACGTAATCATCCGTTAATCGAAATTGTCAATGAGGAAGTAACAGAAATCCCAGAGGGTATTACTGTTATAGCGACGGGCCCATTAACCTCTCCAGCTCTTGCCGAAAAAGTAAAAGAAATGACTGGTCAAGATTATTTGTATTTCTATGATGCAGCAGCACCAATTGTGGAAAAAGATAGTATCGATATGGATAAAGTTTATCTGAAATCGAGATATGATAAAGGCGAAGCTGCTTATTTAAATTGTCCAATGACGGAGGATGAGTTTAATCGCTTTTACGATGCATTGATAGCAGCAGAAGTAGTACCATTAAAAGAATTTGAAAAAGAAATTTACTTTGAAGGCTGTATGCCTGTTGAGGTAATGGCTGAGCGTGGTCGTAAGACTTTATTATTCGGTCCGATGAAACCTGTAGGATTAGAAGATCCGAAAACAGGTAAACGTCCGTATGCAGTGGTTCAGCTTAGACAGGATGATGGTGCAGGGACGCTTTATAATATTGTTGGATTCCAAACACATTTAAAATGGGGTCCACAAAAAGAGGTATTGAAGCTAATACCAGGACTTGAAAACGTGGAGATTGTACGTTATGGTGTCATGCATCGTAATACGTTCATTAATTCGCCATATGTTCTAGAACCGACTTATCAGCTAAAAGCAAATAAACAAATTTTCTTTGCCGGTCAAATGACGGGTGTAGAAGGTTATGTAGAATCAGCAGGAAGTGGGTTATTGGCGGGTATAAATGCAGCTAAGCTAGCAAAAGGCGAAGAATTAGTAGTACTCCCGGCTGAAACTGCACTTGGAAGCATGGCTAGATATATTACAGAAGCGAATCCAAAAAACTTCCAACCTATGAATATTAACTTTGGTTTATTCCCTGAACTACAACCAAAAGTAAGGGATAAAAAAGTAAAAATAGAACAATTAGCAAATCGAGCATTGACGACAATTCAAAATTTTATGAAAAGTACTGCGTTATAA
- the topA gene encoding type I DNA topoisomerase, protein MSDYLVIVESPAKAKTIEKYLGKKYKVKASIGHVRDLPRSQMGVDTENNYEPKYITIRGKGPVLQELKTAAKKAKKIYLAADPDREGEAIAWHLANSLNVDIESDCRVVFNEITKEAILESFKHPRPINMDLVDAQQARRILDRLVGYNISPILWKKVKKGLSAGRVQSVALRLIIDREDEINNFTPEEYWTIEGQFDKNKKAFDALYYGSEKEKRKLSNEEEVKEVLKLMKGKKFEVANVVKKERKRNPAPSFTTSSLQQEAARKLNFRARKTMMLAQQLYEGIDLGKKQGTVGLITYMRTDSTRISDSAKADVQEYIKTEFGAEFISTKKVEKQSKKAQDAHEAVRPTSVLRTPNELKAILSRDQLKLYKLIWERFIASQMASAILDTVAVDLKNGEVYFRANGSQVKFPGFMKVYVEGSDDQTDDKDKLLPVLEVGDKVNALSIDPKQHFTQPPPRYSEARLVKTLEELGIGRPSTYAPTLDTIQKRGYVALETKRFVPTELGTIVHQLVLEFFPQILDIEFTAQMERDLDSVEEGQVKWVEVIDGFYQDFEKRVIYADAEMEKIVIKDEPTGEDCENCGSPMVYKLGRYGKFMACSNFPECRNTKAIIKEIGVPCRVCGEGQIVERKSKTKRLFYGCNQYPTCEFVSWDKPINRPCPKCNEMLVEKKLKKGIQIQCVACDYKEDPQS, encoded by the coding sequence ATGTCGGATTATTTGGTAATTGTTGAATCGCCAGCAAAGGCAAAAACAATAGAAAAATATCTTGGAAAAAAATATAAAGTTAAAGCATCTATTGGTCATGTACGTGACCTTCCTAGAAGTCAAATGGGTGTCGATACGGAAAATAATTACGAACCAAAGTATATAACAATCAGGGGTAAAGGCCCGGTACTACAAGAACTAAAAACTGCAGCAAAAAAAGCAAAGAAAATTTATCTCGCGGCTGACCCCGACAGAGAAGGGGAAGCAATAGCTTGGCACTTGGCAAACTCTTTAAATGTAGATATTGAATCGGATTGCCGAGTAGTGTTTAATGAAATTACAAAAGAGGCTATCCTAGAATCCTTTAAGCATCCTAGACCTATTAATATGGATCTAGTCGATGCACAACAAGCGAGAAGAATTTTAGACCGACTTGTAGGATACAATATTAGTCCAATTTTATGGAAAAAAGTAAAGAAAGGTCTGTCAGCAGGCCGAGTGCAATCTGTAGCTCTTCGTTTAATTATTGATCGGGAAGATGAAATCAATAATTTCACACCAGAAGAGTACTGGACAATTGAAGGACAATTCGATAAAAATAAGAAAGCTTTCGATGCGCTTTATTATGGAAGTGAGAAAGAAAAAAGAAAACTTTCTAATGAAGAAGAAGTAAAAGAAGTACTAAAGCTTATGAAGGGCAAAAAGTTTGAAGTTGCTAATGTTGTGAAAAAAGAACGAAAACGCAATCCAGCCCCTTCCTTTACTACATCATCCCTTCAACAGGAAGCAGCAAGAAAACTAAATTTTAGAGCTAGAAAAACCATGATGCTTGCACAGCAATTGTATGAGGGAATCGACTTAGGTAAAAAACAAGGAACGGTCGGGTTGATTACCTATATGCGTACGGATTCTACAAGAATATCGGATAGTGCGAAAGCAGATGTACAGGAATATATAAAAACTGAATTTGGTGCAGAATTCATTTCTACGAAAAAGGTAGAAAAGCAATCGAAAAAAGCACAAGATGCCCACGAAGCTGTTCGACCTACGAGTGTTCTAAGAACTCCGAATGAACTAAAAGCAATTCTATCTCGTGACCAACTAAAATTATACAAGTTAATATGGGAGCGTTTTATAGCTAGCCAAATGGCATCTGCTATATTAGATACAGTAGCTGTTGACCTTAAAAACGGGGAAGTTTACTTTAGAGCAAATGGTTCACAAGTAAAATTTCCTGGATTTATGAAGGTGTACGTGGAAGGTTCGGATGATCAAACTGATGACAAGGACAAACTATTACCAGTTTTGGAAGTCGGGGATAAAGTAAATGCGTTGTCTATTGACCCGAAGCAACATTTTACTCAGCCTCCTCCAAGATACTCGGAGGCAAGACTTGTGAAAACGTTGGAAGAGTTAGGGATTGGTAGACCTTCTACTTATGCTCCAACTTTAGATACGATTCAAAAACGTGGGTATGTAGCTTTAGAGACGAAGCGTTTTGTTCCTACCGAGCTTGGAACAATCGTCCATCAGCTTGTATTAGAGTTTTTCCCTCAAATTTTAGATATAGAGTTCACTGCCCAGATGGAAAGAGATTTGGATAGTGTAGAAGAGGGACAAGTAAAATGGGTGGAAGTAATCGATGGCTTCTATCAGGATTTCGAGAAGCGTGTCATATATGCAGACGCTGAGATGGAGAAAATCGTTATTAAAGATGAACCAACGGGAGAAGATTGTGAAAACTGTGGTTCTCCAATGGTTTATAAATTAGGACGATATGGGAAATTTATGGCATGTAGTAATTTCCCGGAATGTCGAAATACAAAGGCGATCATCAAGGAAATAGGTGTCCCTTGCCGAGTGTGTGGAGAAGGACAGATTGTGGAGCGCAAAAGTAAAACGAAGCGTTTATTTTATGGGTGTAACCAATATCCAACCTGTGAATTCGTTTCTTGGGACAAACCAATAAATAGACCATGTCCAAAATGTAATGAGATGTTAGTAGAGAAGAAATTGAAAAAAGGTATACAAATACAATGTGTTGCGTGTGATTATAAAGAAGATCCGCAAAGTTAG
- the xerC gene encoding tyrosine recombinase XerC, with protein MIIIGLEELHAFMEYIQLERNYSNLTVQEYDKDIRQFLSFLDIEGVTDLNEVEYIHARLYVTKLYEEKLARTSISRKISSIRSYYKFLHKEYNIRDDAFQSLFHPKKEKKLPHFFYEEEIGQLFEGNRGTDSLSIRNIAILELLYATGIRVSELTSIELRHIDSSYGVVRVMGKGRKERYVPVGDYALAAIDDYLVNSRPKLMKKTSHTFLFVNNRGEHLTTDGVRYILNQMLKKAAINSTIYPHMLRHTFATHLLNNGADLRSVQELLGHSSLSSTQIYTHVTKEHLRKTYMNAHPRA; from the coding sequence ATAATCATCATAGGGTTAGAAGAACTTCATGCTTTTATGGAATACATACAATTAGAAAGAAATTATTCGAATCTTACTGTTCAGGAGTACGATAAAGATATAAGGCAATTTTTGTCTTTTTTAGACATCGAGGGCGTTACTGATTTAAATGAGGTAGAGTATATTCATGCGAGATTGTATGTGACTAAATTATATGAGGAGAAGCTAGCAAGAACTTCTATTTCTAGAAAGATATCCTCTATTCGCTCTTATTATAAATTTCTACATAAAGAATATAATATTCGAGATGACGCATTTCAATCTTTGTTCCATCCCAAAAAAGAAAAAAAACTACCACATTTTTTTTATGAAGAGGAAATCGGGCAGTTGTTTGAAGGGAATAGAGGAACTGATTCTTTATCTATCCGTAATATTGCTATATTAGAATTGTTGTATGCGACTGGAATACGTGTGAGTGAACTTACATCGATTGAACTGCGTCATATAGATAGTAGCTATGGTGTCGTGCGAGTGATGGGAAAAGGTAGAAAAGAGCGGTATGTTCCTGTCGGTGATTATGCATTAGCAGCAATAGATGATTATTTGGTGAATAGTAGACCAAAGCTAATGAAGAAAACATCTCATACATTTTTATTCGTTAATAATCGAGGAGAGCATCTAACAACAGACGGTGTAAGATATATTTTAAACCAAATGTTGAAAAAAGCCGCTATAAATTCAACTATTTATCCACATATGCTAAGACATACATTTGCTACTCATTTATTGAATAATGGAGCAGATCTTAGAAGTGTGCAGGAGCTATTAGGACATTCCAGCTTATCTTCCACACAAATATATACACATGTAACAAAAGAGCATTTGCGTAAAACTTATATGAATGCGCATCCGCGTGCGTAA